The Pelosinus sp. IPA-1 genome contains a region encoding:
- the purB gene encoding adenylosuccinate lyase: MPSTTIDSQIFGCLFSTDKMREIFSDKNMAQKWLDTEAALAKAQGELGIIPKEKADEINAKANAELLNIPQIGENYKSSITIVPLLKEFKKVLDGNAGEYVHWGATSHDIVDTGLVLQMKEAYAVILEQMKVCQKSTLKLAREHRDTIMCGRTHVIHALPITLGYKVAIWADELGRNIQRLEEIKDRVFVGELGGAVGTLASHPEKGLEVQERMMEILGLNVPAIAWHVARDSQAEFVSVLAICAGTIGRIASEILSLQRTEIIELEEPFFMGKVGSSTMPHKRNPQVVENIIAVCRSVRSIAPAIVESMVSENERDWGCFLTEWEAIPRACHLMGAALEKSMDVLENLIVYPKHMEANLNKLRGIMMSECVMMHLAPKLGRMTAHDIVYRTCMKAYEEEEQMDTALKAEPKVREAFTDEEIADMINPRKYIGYAPQFADRVLAKYKA, encoded by the coding sequence ATGCCATCAACAACAATTGACAGTCAAATTTTTGGATGTCTATTTAGTACTGACAAAATGAGGGAAATATTCAGTGATAAGAATATGGCTCAGAAATGGCTGGATACAGAAGCTGCACTGGCAAAAGCACAGGGCGAACTCGGTATTATCCCAAAAGAGAAAGCCGATGAAATTAATGCGAAAGCCAATGCGGAATTATTAAATATTCCACAGATTGGTGAAAACTACAAAAGTTCAATAACTATAGTACCTTTATTAAAAGAATTTAAAAAAGTATTGGACGGAAATGCCGGTGAATATGTTCACTGGGGCGCAACTAGTCACGATATTGTAGATACTGGGTTGGTTCTACAGATGAAAGAAGCGTATGCCGTCATCTTAGAACAAATGAAAGTATGTCAAAAATCGACACTGAAGTTAGCCAGAGAGCACCGCGATACCATTATGTGTGGTCGTACCCATGTAATTCATGCATTACCTATTACTCTTGGTTATAAAGTAGCGATCTGGGCAGATGAATTGGGCAGAAATATTCAGCGTTTAGAAGAAATTAAAGACCGAGTTTTTGTCGGCGAACTAGGTGGTGCTGTAGGCACACTTGCATCACATCCGGAAAAAGGACTTGAAGTCCAAGAAAGAATGATGGAAATTTTAGGTCTGAATGTTCCGGCAATTGCTTGGCATGTAGCACGGGACAGTCAAGCAGAATTTGTTAGCGTACTTGCTATTTGTGCAGGTACAATCGGTAGAATTGCCAGCGAAATTCTTTCCTTGCAGAGAACTGAAATTATTGAATTAGAAGAGCCATTTTTCATGGGGAAAGTGGGTTCTAGTACTATGCCTCATAAACGCAATCCGCAAGTCGTTGAGAATATTATCGCTGTTTGTCGTAGCGTTAGAAGTATAGCTCCGGCAATTGTAGAAAGCATGGTAAGTGAAAATGAACGAGACTGGGGCTGCTTCCTTACCGAATGGGAAGCAATTCCACGTGCTTGCCATCTTATGGGCGCAGCACTAGAAAAATCCATGGATGTATTAGAAAATTTAATCGTTTATCCAAAACATATGGAAGCAAACTTAAACAAATTAAGAGGCATAATGATGTCAGAATGTGTAATGATGCATTTAGCGCCTAAATTAGGACGGATGACAGCCCACGATATTGTTTACAGGACTTGTATGAAAGCATATGAAGAAGAAGAGCAGATGGACACAGCATTAAAGGCTGAACCCAAGGTCCGCGAAGCCTTTACCGACGAAGAAATTGCCGATATGATAAACCCCCGGAAATATATTGGTTATGCGCCGCAATTTGCTGATCGTGTTCTTGCCAAATATAAAGCATAA
- a CDS encoding anion permease, protein MRNGLIVLAVGAVIWFMPVPAGLKVQAWHLFAIFVTTILGYILQPLPIGAIAFIAVTFSALSGTLKVAEALMGYGNGTMWLIVSAFLFARGFIKSGLGRRIAFVIIKFIGRSSLTLGYAITLSDFVISPATPSSAARAGGIIFPIIKGLSSALDSEPGPTARKFGAYIMLVEYHANAITCAMFMTAMAANPLSVEIASKAIGVQLTWTSWAVAAFVPGAVSLLLIPYILYKLYPPEIKMMPEAKGLAIKELEAMGSMTKMEKIVSMVFIGAMIMWATSEITHIEATVVAMSAVCVMVICKVLTWQDVIGEKGAWDTLFWMGSLVALATELAKSGFIAWIAKSAGVVITASGLSWVMAFGLLIIIYVYSHYGFASVTAHISAMYAAFIAISVGAGAPPLLAALAFAFLSNVMIPLTHYSGSAGPILFGAGYVTQGEWWRMGFILTTINVIIWLGIGGAWWKVLGLW, encoded by the coding sequence ATGCGTAATGGATTAATTGTATTGGCTGTTGGCGCCGTTATATGGTTCATGCCGGTTCCGGCAGGTTTAAAGGTGCAGGCGTGGCACTTATTCGCCATATTCGTGACTACGATTTTAGGCTATATTCTCCAGCCCTTGCCTATAGGCGCAATTGCCTTTATTGCTGTTACCTTTAGCGCTCTGTCCGGAACACTGAAGGTGGCAGAGGCTCTAATGGGCTATGGCAACGGGACAATGTGGCTGATTGTTTCAGCGTTTTTATTTGCCCGAGGTTTTATAAAAAGCGGCCTGGGCCGAAGAATCGCTTTTGTTATTATTAAATTTATAGGCCGGTCTTCCTTGACCCTCGGTTATGCAATTACGCTCAGTGATTTTGTGATATCACCGGCAACGCCTTCCAGTGCAGCGCGGGCTGGTGGTATTATCTTCCCGATTATCAAGGGATTATCTTCGGCCCTTGACTCTGAGCCAGGGCCGACAGCTCGTAAATTTGGCGCCTATATCATGTTGGTTGAATATCATGCCAATGCCATTACCTGTGCCATGTTTATGACGGCTATGGCGGCCAATCCTCTTTCCGTTGAGATTGCTTCTAAAGCAATCGGCGTGCAGCTTACCTGGACTTCATGGGCTGTGGCCGCCTTTGTTCCCGGTGCTGTTTCTTTGCTGCTGATTCCGTACATTCTCTATAAACTGTATCCGCCGGAAATTAAGATGATGCCGGAGGCCAAAGGCTTAGCGATTAAGGAACTGGAAGCAATGGGATCTATGACAAAAATGGAAAAAATTGTGTCAATGGTATTTATAGGAGCAATGATCATGTGGGCGACCTCAGAAATTACCCATATTGAAGCAACTGTTGTCGCCATGAGCGCCGTTTGTGTCATGGTTATTTGTAAGGTACTTACCTGGCAGGATGTAATTGGTGAGAAAGGCGCATGGGATACGCTGTTTTGGATGGGTTCCCTTGTTGCTTTGGCAACAGAACTGGCAAAATCCGGCTTCATTGCATGGATTGCAAAATCGGCAGGGGTAGTAATTACAGCATCCGGTTTATCTTGGGTCATGGCTTTTGGCTTGCTGATTATAATTTACGTATATTCTCACTATGGCTTTGCTAGTGTTACTGCACATATTAGCGCGATGTACGCAGCGTTTATTGCCATTTCTGTAGGGGCAGGGGCACCGCCGCTTCTTGCGGCATTAGCTTTTGCTTTTCTATCTAATGTTATGATACCCTTGACCCATTATAGTGGTTCGGCAGGTCCAATTCTCTTTGGCGCTGGCTATGTAACACAAGGGGAATGGTGGCGAATGGGTTTTATACTTACCACCATTAATGTAATTATCTGGCTCGGTATAGGCGGTGCATGGTGGAAGGTTCTTGGTCTTTGGTAG
- a CDS encoding VWA-like domain-containing protein, translating into METNFEILVKELYEKANKIITIFIKENRRDSNAKITIPKDFTEEFFNLVDKVNLSLMEDKDNFYGYFLFQMSREIRFDISSPTAVNFKGSKYVLYINPIIFLTLTIKQMESAIKHDILHILSIHLIRAKDFKAEYGTLAVNMAMDVVVNTYLDHLPPYATTLEWVNLNYSLKLLPFESFEYYAEKIQTAIDLLEEDEDAAEDDSNKDEKIETDYNPEKTHDIWEDSSDIDEKTLKEFTEKFIDASQKGNIPNYLEGMISSLKNSKAELPWNLYLKRMMGTVESNKKKIITRRNRRQPDRFDLRGQLRSHKADVVVALDISGSISDEEFNQAIKEVLNIVKNVNHEITIIECDSEIRRVYKVKSVKDIKDRMKIRGGTKFTPVFEYANKNKVNLLVYFTDGKGEDKLLSIPKGYKTLWVISGRGDKLSLKEPYGAVKKLNSIEIKDNTLYTSDLMRDGYSMNSQEVSHI; encoded by the coding sequence ATGGAAACTAATTTTGAAATTCTTGTAAAAGAGCTTTATGAAAAAGCAAACAAAATTATTACCATTTTTATAAAAGAAAATCGTAGAGATAGTAATGCTAAAATAACTATACCAAAAGACTTTACAGAAGAGTTTTTTAACCTTGTAGATAAAGTTAATTTAAGTCTTATGGAAGACAAAGATAATTTCTATGGATATTTTTTATTTCAAATGTCAAGAGAAATAAGATTTGATATAAGCAGTCCTACTGCCGTAAACTTTAAAGGTTCCAAATATGTTTTATATATTAACCCCATAATTTTTTTAACTCTTACTATAAAACAAATGGAAAGTGCAATTAAACACGATATACTCCATATATTGTCTATACACTTAATAAGAGCAAAAGATTTCAAGGCTGAGTATGGAACATTAGCTGTTAATATGGCAATGGATGTAGTTGTAAATACATATTTAGATCATCTTCCCCCCTATGCTACCACTTTAGAATGGGTAAATTTAAATTATTCTTTAAAACTCTTACCTTTTGAATCCTTCGAATATTATGCAGAAAAAATTCAAACTGCCATAGATTTACTAGAAGAAGATGAAGATGCAGCAGAGGATGATAGTAATAAAGATGAAAAAATAGAAACGGATTATAATCCTGAAAAAACCCATGACATTTGGGAAGATTCTAGTGATATAGATGAAAAAACCCTTAAAGAATTTACGGAGAAGTTTATTGATGCTTCGCAAAAAGGCAATATTCCAAACTATTTAGAAGGCATGATATCATCATTAAAAAATAGCAAAGCTGAATTGCCTTGGAATTTATATCTTAAGAGGATGATGGGAACTGTTGAAAGTAATAAAAAGAAGATTATAACAAGAAGAAACCGAAGACAGCCTGATCGATTCGATTTAAGAGGCCAGCTTAGGAGTCATAAAGCAGACGTTGTTGTTGCCCTTGACATAAGCGGCAGCATTAGTGATGAAGAATTTAATCAAGCTATTAAAGAAGTACTCAATATAGTAAAAAACGTTAATCATGAAATTACGATTATAGAATGTGATAGCGAAATCAGACGTGTATATAAAGTCAAATCTGTCAAGGATATAAAAGATCGAATGAAGATAAGAGGAGGCACTAAATTTACTCCAGTTTTTGAATATGCTAATAAAAATAAGGTTAATTTGTTAGTTTATTTTACAGATGGCAAAGGTGAAGATAAACTTCTCTCAATACCTAAGGGCTATAAAACGTTATGGGTTATTTCTGGGAGAGGAGATAAACTTTCCTTAAAAGAACCTTATGGAGCAGTTAAGAAACTTAATAGTATTGAAATAAAAGATAATACACTATATACGAGTGATCTTATGAGAGATGGTTATTCAATGAATAGCCAAGAAGTAAGTCACATTTGA
- a CDS encoding ATP-binding protein has product MNFIDTLKSVDLVLSTGEVPLIVGESGIGKTALVKDIAKNNNWSLIVIDGNLLKEGEIGGLPTIESYSKVNSKGSKVEEKTTVYAVHNKLREIDEEIAQQKTVLLFIDEINRCEHTVQQELMNLILNREINGYKLHKDVKIVAAMNPSSKYGSDFDYQVVDMDVAQENRFVWLYMEPDYMQWLDWAINIGIEQKVIEFISTFPEYLHKTNVDDIRATPRSYERISSIYKIYKEKKDSIPRSVLLNVIKGNVGKLIAEEFVSFVESDYRSLLSYEDVFSVDSLPQSIIERVKNESHTRLYLSAKNILKNLEANIENGDYETGYTIDRLIAFLKIYPVDLMIGIMKDIKNSYPEVYKHAIENEAFVESYFESYHAIR; this is encoded by the coding sequence ATGAATTTTATAGATACATTAAAAAGTGTTGATTTAGTATTATCTACTGGAGAAGTACCTTTAATCGTTGGCGAAAGTGGCATTGGAAAGACAGCTTTAGTCAAGGATATTGCGAAAAATAATAATTGGAGTTTAATTGTTATCGATGGCAATCTCCTTAAAGAAGGTGAAATAGGTGGTCTTCCCACTATAGAATCTTATTCAAAAGTTAACTCTAAAGGAAGTAAAGTTGAAGAGAAAACTACAGTTTATGCCGTTCATAATAAGCTAAGAGAAATTGATGAGGAAATAGCACAACAAAAAACAGTTCTTTTATTTATCGACGAAATCAATCGTTGTGAACATACAGTACAACAGGAACTTATGAATTTAATATTAAATAGAGAAATTAATGGCTATAAGTTACATAAAGACGTAAAAATAGTAGCCGCTATGAACCCTTCCAGTAAATATGGTTCAGATTTTGATTACCAAGTTGTAGATATGGATGTAGCGCAAGAAAATAGATTTGTGTGGTTATACATGGAACCTGATTATATGCAGTGGTTAGATTGGGCAATAAACATAGGAATTGAGCAAAAGGTTATAGAGTTTATCTCAACCTTCCCAGAATACTTGCATAAAACAAATGTGGATGATATAAGAGCAACTCCAAGAAGCTACGAAAGAATCTCTAGCATTTATAAAATTTACAAAGAGAAAAAAGATTCAATACCTAGATCCGTGCTTTTAAATGTTATAAAAGGAAATGTAGGGAAATTAATTGCTGAAGAGTTTGTTAGCTTTGTTGAATCAGATTATCGTTCACTACTCTCTTATGAAGATGTTTTCTCAGTAGATTCTCTTCCTCAATCGATTATCGAAAGAGTAAAAAACGAAAGTCATACAAGACTTTATCTATCCGCAAAGAACATTCTCAAAAACTTAGAAGCCAATATAGAAAATGGCGATTATGAAACAGGTTATACTATTGACAGACTGATTGCGTTTCTAAAAATATATCCTGTAGATTTAATGATAGGAATTATGAAGGATATTAAAAATAGTTATCCTGAAGTATATAAACATGCCATAGAAAATGAAGCCTTTGTAGAATCCTATTTTGAATCTTATCATGCAATAAGGTGA
- the ndhC gene encoding NADH-quinone oxidoreductase subunit A, protein MLQDFGNIGLLLLVALVFPLLALGTAFFIRPRPRQHGIEKSLPYECGVDTVGETWVQFRASYFLYALVFVAFDIETVFLYLWAIKFQQLGKFAFIEMFIFLSILLVGLGYAWKKGALEWK, encoded by the coding sequence TTGTTGCAGGATTTTGGAAATATTGGTTTATTATTGCTCGTTGCTTTGGTTTTTCCCCTATTAGCGTTAGGGACTGCATTTTTTATTCGTCCTCGTCCTCGCCAGCATGGTATAGAAAAATCTTTGCCTTATGAGTGTGGTGTAGATACGGTTGGCGAGACTTGGGTGCAATTCAGGGCAAGTTATTTTTTGTATGCATTAGTATTTGTCGCTTTTGATATTGAAACTGTTTTTCTATATCTTTGGGCGATTAAGTTTCAGCAGTTAGGGAAGTTCGCCTTTATTGAAATGTTTATTTTCCTTAGCATTTTATTGGTAGGGCTAGGATATGCCTGGAAGAAAGGAGCATTGGAATGGAAGTAA
- a CDS encoding NADH-quinone oxidoreductase subunit B family protein has protein sequence MEVTKLQSQEEQDNDLLQKNIILTSFDTVLKWARSNSLWPLSSGLACCAIEMMSAAAARFDLSRFGYEVFRASPRQADLLIVAGTVTWAMAGPLKRLYEQMPEPKYVIAMGSCANSGGPFADSYSVVPGVDKILPVDVYIPGCPPRPEALIHGMLELKHKIKNPEIARRKS, from the coding sequence ATGGAAGTAACGAAACTGCAATCACAAGAAGAGCAAGACAATGATTTGTTGCAGAAAAATATAATTTTAACAAGTTTTGATACCGTATTAAAATGGGCCCGAAGTAATTCACTATGGCCATTGTCCTCGGGGCTTGCTTGTTGTGCAATAGAAATGATGTCGGCTGCCGCTGCGCGGTTTGATTTGTCAAGGTTTGGGTATGAGGTTTTTCGTGCTTCACCAAGACAAGCTGATTTGCTTATTGTGGCAGGAACCGTGACGTGGGCGATGGCTGGTCCTTTAAAGCGTTTGTATGAGCAGATGCCTGAACCCAAATATGTCATCGCCATGGGCAGTTGTGCAAATTCTGGAGGTCCCTTTGCCGATTCCTATTCGGTTGTTCCCGGAGTGGACAAGATTTTACCAGTCGATGTGTATATTCCAGGTTGCCCGCCCCGGCCAGAGGCTTTGATTCACGGAATGTTGGAATTAAAGCACAAGATTAAGAATCCCGAGATTGCGAGGAGAAAGTCATGA
- a CDS encoding NADH-quinone oxidoreductase subunit C: MSNLDINNSLSELQARYLEDVKIIGEEAQTALLVEPHRLLDLLELLKTNESYQFNMLRNLTAVDYLEYIEVVYHLYSLPLRQAITVKTRCGMEDSQIPSATHIWPAANFQEREVYDLLGVRFTGHPDLRRILLRDEFDGHPLRKTYNTGNAGEGGRSSC, encoded by the coding sequence ATGAGTAATCTAGACATAAATAATTCCTTGTCTGAACTGCAAGCTCGGTATTTAGAAGACGTAAAAATTATTGGCGAGGAAGCTCAGACAGCTTTACTTGTTGAGCCTCATCGTTTGCTAGATCTACTCGAGCTTCTTAAAACGAACGAGTCGTATCAATTTAACATGCTGCGTAACTTGACGGCAGTCGATTATTTGGAATATATCGAAGTTGTTTATCATTTATATTCTTTACCGTTACGACAGGCCATTACAGTAAAGACCCGTTGCGGTATGGAGGATTCTCAAATTCCATCAGCCACCCATATTTGGCCTGCTGCAAACTTCCAGGAGCGGGAAGTTTATGATTTGCTAGGCGTAAGATTTACCGGGCATCCTGATTTGCGGCGTATTTTACTGCGGGATGAGTTTGATGGACATCCATTGCGCAAAACATACAATACTGGTAATGCAGGGGAAGGAGGTAGGAGTTCATGCTAA
- a CDS encoding NADH-quinone oxidoreductase subunit D, which produces MLKTETFTLNMGPQHPSTHGVLQVVLELDGETVVQAIPNMGYLHRGIEKLAEGRTYAQFIPYTDRLDYVSSMGNNLGYCQTVEKMMGITVPERAEYLRIIMTELNRIASHLIFMGSLAIDLGASTGMMFGFRSRERILDLFDMACGARQTYTYIRFGGVSADIPSEFIPELQRFLTDFPAMLDEYHRLLTGNEILFHRLKNTGVISGQRALEIGLTGPALRASGVDYDIRKAEPYGIYDRFDFSVPLGQVGDCWDRYIIRMEEMKQSASIVAQALEQMPEGIVMATIPKVLKPPAGEVYHSIENPRGELGYYIVSDGKTNPYRLHVRRPSFINLQVLNETCQGLLIGDVVAVLATLDSLMGEVDC; this is translated from the coding sequence ATGCTAAAGACAGAAACCTTTACTTTGAATATGGGACCACAACATCCTAGTACCCATGGTGTATTACAAGTCGTACTGGAATTGGATGGCGAAACGGTAGTTCAAGCCATTCCGAATATGGGGTATCTCCATCGTGGTATTGAAAAGCTGGCAGAAGGCCGAACTTATGCCCAATTTATCCCCTATACGGATCGTTTGGACTATGTTTCATCCATGGGAAATAACTTAGGATATTGTCAGACGGTAGAAAAGATGATGGGCATTACGGTACCCGAACGTGCGGAATATTTGCGAATCATAATGACTGAATTAAATCGTATCGCCAGTCATCTGATTTTCATGGGATCGTTGGCAATTGACCTTGGCGCTTCTACCGGAATGATGTTTGGTTTTCGCAGTCGTGAGCGGATTTTGGATCTGTTTGATATGGCCTGCGGTGCTAGACAGACCTATACCTATATACGGTTTGGCGGTGTCTCTGCCGATATACCGTCAGAATTTATCCCTGAACTGCAGCGCTTTTTAACAGATTTTCCGGCTATGCTTGATGAATATCACCGTTTATTGACAGGCAATGAAATTCTGTTTCATCGTTTAAAAAACACTGGCGTGATTAGTGGTCAAAGGGCTTTAGAAATTGGTTTGACTGGACCTGCCTTACGGGCTTCAGGTGTTGACTATGATATCCGAAAAGCAGAGCCATATGGGATTTATGACCGTTTTGATTTTAGTGTGCCACTAGGCCAAGTTGGCGATTGCTGGGACCGCTATATCATTCGAATGGAAGAAATGAAGCAGAGCGCCAGTATTGTAGCACAGGCGCTGGAGCAAATGCCTGAGGGTATTGTTATGGCTACTATTCCTAAAGTATTGAAGCCACCGGCTGGTGAGGTGTATCATTCTATTGAAAACCCGCGCGGCGAGCTAGGTTATTATATCGTTAGTGATGGCAAAACTAACCCCTATCGTCTCCATGTGCGTCGCCCCTCCTTTATTAATCTGCAGGTACTGAATGAAACCTGTCAAGGCTTGCTTATTGGTGACGTTGTAGCTGTACTGGCGACATTAGATTCATTGATGGGGGAAGTGGATTGTTAA
- the nuoH gene encoding NADH-quinone oxidoreductase subunit NuoH, whose amino-acid sequence MQEITGLFKIAEILRDILGRFLPAQLVDICMSLINIGAIFTIISLTAVVLVYTERKVSAFMQRRSGPNRVGPGGTLQSVADMIKLMAKEDIMPAGADKWMWVLAPMLLFIPAALVFVVFPFDNKAIFADLNIGIFYFIAMSSQSVLPFLMAGWASNNKYSLVGGMRTVAQMLSYEVPMVLSILGIVMMSGSMRMSSIVAAQQHTWFILLQPIAFVVYVITATAEINRAPFDLVEGESEIVAGPFTEYTGMRWALFFLAEYANLLAVSAIATTLFLGGWSGPWLPGWIWFFLKVGGMIFLFMWFRWTFPRLRIDQLMSFGWKVLLPLALLNIIVTGIGMYIYEFFS is encoded by the coding sequence ATGCAAGAGATAACAGGATTGTTTAAAATTGCAGAAATACTAAGAGATATCTTAGGACGCTTTCTACCGGCACAGTTAGTAGATATCTGCATGAGTTTAATAAATATTGGGGCTATTTTCACGATTATTTCCTTGACGGCTGTTGTATTGGTTTACACTGAACGAAAGGTAAGTGCCTTCATGCAGAGACGGTCAGGTCCTAATCGCGTCGGCCCAGGGGGCACGCTACAGTCGGTAGCTGATATGATTAAGCTAATGGCAAAAGAGGATATTATGCCAGCTGGCGCTGACAAATGGATGTGGGTTTTGGCGCCGATGCTCTTGTTTATCCCCGCAGCTCTAGTTTTTGTAGTGTTTCCTTTTGATAATAAGGCTATATTTGCGGATTTAAATATTGGTATTTTTTATTTTATCGCTATGTCCTCCCAGTCGGTTTTACCTTTTTTGATGGCAGGGTGGGCCTCTAATAACAAATATTCTTTGGTAGGCGGTATGAGGACGGTCGCCCAAATGCTTAGTTATGAGGTTCCGATGGTGCTTTCGATTCTAGGAATCGTGATGATGTCGGGATCGATGCGGATGAGCTCGATAGTAGCCGCACAACAGCATACTTGGTTTATCCTTTTACAACCTATTGCCTTTGTGGTTTATGTTATTACAGCAACAGCAGAAATTAATCGAGCGCCTTTTGATTTAGTTGAAGGTGAGTCAGAAATTGTTGCTGGGCCATTTACCGAATATACTGGCATGCGATGGGCTCTGTTCTTTTTGGCAGAGTATGCAAATTTATTGGCGGTTTCAGCGATTGCAACCACATTGTTTTTAGGTGGTTGGAGTGGGCCATGGCTTCCTGGTTGGATCTGGTTTTTTCTTAAAGTTGGCGGAATGATTTTCCTATTTATGTGGTTTCGCTGGACGTTTCCCAGGCTGCGCATTGACCAACTTATGTCTTTCGGATGGAAAGTGTTACTACCATTGGCACTACTTAACATCATTGTTACCGGGATTGGTATGTATATTTACGAGTTTTTTAGTTAG
- a CDS encoding NADH-quinone oxidoreductase subunit I yields MVGKGLLEGMRVTLKAFFNKKETLQYPEIKLTMPDRFRGGELELDDKKCIACGLCARACPNHVIEMTTGIDEQKKRHLKSYLYHSGLCLYCNFCIEACPTNAICWDKNYENSRYFKDELDVDCLAIAKQKSAAAQVDKPSAEQEDTLTRRDQE; encoded by the coding sequence ATGGTTGGTAAAGGATTATTAGAAGGCATGCGCGTAACCTTAAAAGCTTTTTTTAACAAAAAGGAAACGCTGCAGTATCCCGAAATAAAGCTAACCATGCCCGATCGTTTTCGTGGCGGTGAGCTGGAGTTAGACGATAAAAAATGCATCGCCTGCGGACTGTGCGCAAGGGCATGCCCTAATCATGTTATTGAGATGACTACAGGCATTGATGAACAGAAAAAACGGCACTTAAAGTCGTATTTATATCATTCAGGATTGTGTCTGTATTGTAATTTTTGTATTGAAGCATGTCCGACAAACGCTATTTGCTGGGACAAAAATTATGAGAATTCACGGTATTTTAAAGATGAATTGGATGTTGATTGTCTAGCGATTGCAAAGCAAAAGTCAGCTGCAGCCCAAGTGGACAAGCCCAGTGCTGAGCAAGAGGATACCCTTACGAGGAGGGATCAGGAATGA
- a CDS encoding NADH-quinone oxidoreductase subunit J yields MNEMIYTVAFYIFAAITVAAAFGVVTKSNLVHSALLLALCFIGVSGLYVLLQADFLAAVQILIYNGAIAIVFVLGTMLTRRSQRHGTNDTEVNIPSRVVTLVSGLFVVVTLGVIATTPWHYSSSVIVEDTPSLLAQLILTDYMVVMEAGAVLLLAAMIGAIVLAKGVEE; encoded by the coding sequence ATGAATGAAATGATCTATACTGTCGCGTTTTATATATTTGCGGCGATTACAGTAGCAGCTGCCTTTGGAGTTGTGACAAAAAGCAACCTTGTACACAGTGCATTACTGCTAGCTTTATGTTTTATCGGCGTAAGCGGTTTGTATGTACTCTTGCAGGCGGACTTTTTGGCAGCAGTCCAAATTTTGATCTACAATGGGGCAATTGCTATTGTTTTTGTTCTTGGGACGATGCTTACCAGGCGTAGTCAGCGGCATGGGACGAATGATACGGAAGTAAATATTCCATCCCGCGTAGTTACATTAGTAAGCGGCTTGTTTGTCGTTGTTACCTTGGGAGTCATAGCAACCACACCTTGGCATTATTCCAGCAGTGTGATTGTTGAAGATACCCCATCCCTCCTTGCTCAGTTAATACTAACCGATTATATGGTGGTAATGGAAGCAGGGGCGGTGCTTTTACTGGCAGCTATGATTGGCGCGATTGTTTTGGCAAAGGGAGTGGAAGAATGA
- the nuoK gene encoding NADH-quinone oxidoreductase subunit NuoK codes for MIGLVHFLTVAAIIFAIGLYGVLSKRTIVGILMSIELMLNAVNINLIAFSRFITPEVLTGQIFAIFTITVAAAEVAVGMAMIFRVYYDRNTVHAARLDEMRW; via the coding sequence ATGATTGGATTGGTTCATTTTTTAACAGTCGCGGCTATAATTTTTGCGATTGGCTTGTATGGGGTATTGAGCAAGAGGACGATCGTTGGGATTTTGATGAGCATTGAGCTGATGCTTAATGCGGTCAATATTAATTTAATTGCCTTTTCACGATTTATAACACCGGAGGTTTTAACCGGACAAATATTTGCCATATTTACGATTACAGTAGCGGCTGCTGAAGTGGCGGTTGGAATGGCAATGATCTTTCGAGTATATTATGATCGGAACACGGTGCATGCTGCGAGACTTGATGAGATGCGCTGGTAA